In one Halorubrum sp. CBA1229 genomic region, the following are encoded:
- a CDS encoding dipeptide epimerase produces the protein MSLETEFERVSLPLENPFTISRGTQTEAENVIVRIADEAGMTGVGGAAPSAHYGETAATVEAVLPELLSVVEAVGDPHALHEIESRMASAIGDNPAARAAVSTAVHDLAAKRLGVPLHRLWGLDPSTAPKTSYTVGLDETERVREKAAAAVEAGYPILKIKLGTDRDRELIDAVREAAPDARLRVDANEAWTPREAVDKSEWLAERGVEFVEQPVPADDPEGLRFAYERSALPIAADESCVTLSDIPAIADRCDIANLKLMKTGGLLEARRMIAAARAHGLEVMCGCMIESNASIAAAAGLAPLLDYADLDGSLLLAEDPYDGIDMKGGAIRLENQERAGTGARPSSEQ, from the coding sequence ATGAGCCTCGAGACAGAGTTCGAGCGCGTCTCGCTCCCGCTCGAGAACCCGTTCACCATCTCGCGGGGCACCCAGACCGAGGCCGAGAACGTGATCGTCCGGATCGCCGACGAGGCCGGAATGACCGGCGTCGGCGGCGCCGCGCCGTCGGCTCACTACGGCGAGACGGCCGCCACGGTCGAGGCGGTGCTCCCGGAGCTCCTCTCGGTCGTCGAAGCGGTCGGCGACCCGCACGCGCTCCACGAGATCGAGTCCCGCATGGCGAGCGCGATCGGCGACAACCCGGCCGCTAGGGCCGCCGTCTCGACCGCCGTCCACGACCTCGCCGCGAAGCGGCTCGGCGTCCCGCTCCACCGGCTCTGGGGGCTCGACCCCTCGACCGCGCCGAAGACCTCCTACACGGTCGGGCTCGACGAGACGGAGCGCGTCCGCGAGAAGGCAGCAGCCGCGGTCGAGGCCGGCTACCCGATCCTCAAGATCAAGCTCGGCACCGACCGGGACCGCGAGCTGATCGACGCGGTCCGCGAGGCCGCGCCGGACGCCCGCCTCCGCGTCGACGCCAACGAGGCGTGGACCCCCCGCGAGGCGGTCGACAAGAGCGAGTGGCTCGCCGAACGCGGCGTGGAGTTCGTCGAGCAGCCGGTGCCCGCCGATGACCCGGAGGGGCTCCGGTTCGCCTACGAGCGGTCCGCGCTCCCCATCGCGGCGGACGAGTCGTGCGTCACGCTCTCGGACATTCCCGCGATCGCCGACCGCTGCGACATCGCGAACCTGAAGCTGATGAAGACCGGCGGTCTGCTGGAGGCGCGACGGATGATCGCCGCCGCGCGCGCCCACGGGCTGGAGGTCATGTGCGGCTGCATGATCGAGTCGAACGCGTCGATCGCGGCTGCGGCGGGGCTCGCACCCCTGCTGGACTACGCCGACCTCGACGGCTCGCTGCTGCTCGCCGAGGACCCGTACGACGGGATCGACATGAAAGGCGGAGCGATCCGGCTCGAAAACCAGGAGCGGGCGGGGACCGGGGCCCGGCCGAGCTCGGAGCAGTAA